A portion of the Blautia hansenii DSM 20583 genome contains these proteins:
- a CDS encoding MORN repeat-containing protein, with protein sequence MGKKKQDEIIVQETEKPLEDNSIIEKALPEQEYNKSKKNMRKKIALGMIALLAIEVASAAFYVNTIMQDNIHHRVVREVRYQIDDKLVLKTGTFTGDLDFGVFSGNGEFIFDTGSVYEGEWADNYFDGLGKLQVPSEGVYEGKFINGLKSGKGTFTWDDGDIYEGEWKNDQMNGQGIYTTSDAVVYSGTFENNSFKEGSCEFSNDEGTYSLTFANNAISNAEIKYADGTKYSGVCSKSDITGSGTMVFINEDKYVGEFEGNKRSGKGVYTWKSGASYDGDWLNDNMNGTGTYTYSKNNYATGKFEENIFIEGSYHILNDFGEYTFTIKNGEPTAVEMTLANGTTYSGGMSKGKLNGTAQIKYSNGDKYSGNVTDNQKSGQGTYVWTSGATYEGNWSKDRMHGSGTYSYPKNQTGYQLTGEFKEGRPNGECTYYVSASEYYKTDWSNGKCVKVYE encoded by the coding sequence AGACGGAAAAGCCTTTGGAAGACAATAGTATTATAGAAAAGGCACTTCCAGAACAAGAATACAACAAAAGCAAAAAAAATATGAGGAAAAAAATTGCTTTAGGAATGATTGCGTTACTAGCTATCGAAGTAGCATCAGCAGCTTTTTATGTGAATACAATCATGCAAGATAATATTCATCATCGTGTTGTACGAGAGGTTCGTTATCAAATAGATGATAAATTGGTCCTCAAAACAGGAACATTTACCGGTGATTTAGATTTCGGTGTATTTAGTGGAAACGGAGAATTTATCTTCGACACTGGTTCTGTATACGAAGGTGAGTGGGCTGATAATTATTTTGATGGATTAGGAAAACTACAAGTACCATCCGAGGGAGTATATGAAGGAAAATTTATAAATGGACTCAAATCTGGTAAAGGAACATTTACTTGGGATGATGGAGACATTTATGAGGGTGAATGGAAAAATGATCAAATGAATGGTCAGGGAATATATACTACTTCTGATGCAGTAGTTTATAGTGGCACATTTGAAAATAATTCCTTTAAAGAAGGTTCGTGTGAGTTTAGTAATGATGAAGGCACTTATTCCTTAACATTTGCTAATAATGCAATTTCTAATGCGGAGATTAAATATGCAGATGGTACCAAATATTCTGGAGTTTGTTCTAAATCTGATATCACAGGATCAGGCACAATGGTCTTTATTAATGAGGACAAGTATGTAGGAGAGTTTGAAGGCAACAAACGGTCCGGTAAAGGTGTATACACATGGAAATCAGGTGCATCTTATGATGGAGATTGGTTAAATGATAACATGAATGGAACCGGAACATATACATATTCAAAAAATAATTACGCTACTGGAAAGTTTGAAGAAAATATTTTTATAGAAGGCTCTTATCATATATTAAATGATTTTGGTGAGTATACATTTACAATTAAAAATGGAGAACCAACAGCTGTAGAAATGACTTTAGCAAATGGAACGACATATTCAGGAGGCATGTCAAAAGGGAAACTGAATGGCACTGCACAGATAAAGTATAGTAATGGTGATAAGTACAGCGGAAATGTAACGGATAATCAAAAATCAGGTCAAGGCACATATGTATGGACAAGCGGTGCTACCTATGAAGGAAATTGGTCAAAAGACAGAATGCATGGAAGTGGAACATATAGCTACCCTAAGAATCAAACAGGGTATCAATTAACTGGTGAATTCAAAGAAGGCCGTCCTAATGGTGAATGTACGTATTATGTAAGTGCTTCTGAATATTACAAAACTGATTGGTCAAATGGAAAATGTGTAAAGGTGTATGAATAG
- the hxsA3 gene encoding His-Xaa-Ser repeat protein HxsA3: MDNLFPEFKKSIENLIEDEEGNIPGGKLLALGTMIIILGSLMSVDAFAGHRSHSSHRSHSSHRSHSSGSHGNSHSNHGSHESHQSHQSHTSHSNTGSHSNSRYSAEGDVTYSAPAASSVPTISTPAVEMTADTFKLPDVNQNIQLPNGTPISSILPAFAVPASTVAPKMESIDPNTPSATETVE; this comes from the coding sequence ATGGATAATTTATTTCCCGAATTTAAAAAAAGTATTGAAAATTTAATAGAAGATGAGGAAGGTAATATCCCAGGGGGGAAATTACTAGCCTTAGGTACAATGATTATAATCCTAGGAAGTTTGATGTCGGTTGATGCGTTTGCAGGACATAGATCGCATAGTTCACATAGATCGCATAGTTCACATAGATCTCATTCTTCGGGATCGCATGGTAATAGTCATAGTAATCATGGAAGTCATGAAAGTCATCAGAGTCATCAGAGCCATACTTCTCATTCAAATACAGGTTCTCATTCGAATTCTCGTTATAGTGCTGAGGGTGACGTTACATATTCTGCACCTGCGGCTTCTAGTGTACCGACAATTTCAACACCAGCAGTTGAGATGACAGCCGATACATTTAAATTGCCAGATGTGAATCAAAATATTCAGTTGCCGAATGGAACCCCAATTTCAAGTATTTTGCCGGCATTTGCAGTGCCAGCATCTACAGTTGCTCCTAAAATGGAATCAATAGATCCTAATACACCATCGGCAACAGAAACTGTTGAATAA
- a CDS encoding 5-bromo-4-chloroindolyl phosphate hydrolysis family protein gives MSIFKKKFAKEQKESIVVEQEDNGLPEISSYEQEPEKVAEIVNNSLKKGYFSEISQKIESLPSTGYKRTQYVFEGPKTGGFLWFITMCTIVSACFLYFAAMGLGMHLYSNDYEQYSLLFMCGSGVFICINIFLIVLSIKVIQFAKRYEKYYELLQYKNVEIIDDISNCAKIPYNRVVADLMLSVKKKMIPQGHFTTDNLVFIASDELYSKYESDRPTYDRYYKQLIEERIRMEERSAEIQKIIDIGQEYVEKIHNSNHLIKDKEITLKLNKMEKLVSAIFREVDLNPHQSNKLGMFINYYLPTTEKLLNAYIDINEKKIEGNNIAKAKKDIEQAIDMLIVSFEGILNQFYESIEMDISGEIAVMEKMKNKK, from the coding sequence ATGTCTATTTTTAAAAAGAAATTTGCAAAGGAACAAAAAGAATCTATAGTTGTAGAGCAAGAAGATAACGGATTACCTGAAATATCTAGTTATGAGCAAGAACCGGAGAAAGTGGCAGAAATTGTTAATAATAGTTTGAAAAAAGGATATTTTTCAGAAATAAGTCAAAAGATAGAATCTCTTCCCAGTACAGGATATAAACGTACACAGTATGTATTTGAGGGACCAAAAACAGGAGGATTTCTCTGGTTTATTACAATGTGCACTATTGTTTCAGCATGTTTCTTATATTTTGCTGCTATGGGGTTAGGAATGCATCTGTATTCCAATGATTATGAGCAATATAGTTTATTGTTTATGTGTGGCTCAGGTGTATTTATATGTATAAACATCTTTTTGATTGTGTTATCGATAAAAGTAATTCAATTTGCCAAGCGTTACGAAAAATATTATGAATTGTTACAGTATAAAAATGTTGAAATCATCGATGATATCAGTAATTGTGCTAAGATACCGTATAATAGAGTTGTTGCGGATTTGATGTTATCTGTTAAGAAAAAGATGATACCGCAAGGTCATTTTACTACGGATAATTTAGTGTTTATTGCTTCAGATGAGCTATATTCTAAATATGAATCTGATAGACCTACGTATGATCGATATTATAAACAGTTGATTGAAGAACGTATTCGAATGGAAGAACGTTCCGCTGAAATACAGAAAATAATTGATATTGGTCAGGAATATGTCGAAAAAATTCATAATAGCAATCATCTTATTAAAGATAAAGAAATTACTTTAAAGTTAAATAAGATGGAAAAATTGGTATCAGCTATTTTTAGAGAAGTAGATTTGAATCCACACCAATCTAATAAGCTGGGTATGTTTATCAATTACTATTTACCGACTACAGAGAAGCTATTGAATGCATATATAGACATAAATGAGAAAAAGATAGAAGGAAACAATATCGCTAAGGCAAAGAAAGATATTGAGCAGGCAATAGATATGCTGATCGTGTCGTTTGAAGGAATTTTAAATCAATTCTATGAATCTATAGAAATGGATATTTCTGGAGAAATTGCCGTAATGGAAAAAATGAAAAATAAAAAGTAG
- a CDS encoding toxic anion resistance protein, protein MNESMDDILKYVEKLTSYVQGEVKVGDYESLSILGSKEQQHLSEISQDISQLFLNQSDEIGSTISLLLDKLTSIRLPQSREKRCFFVKKKKKLPESVIWGQYTDANRYIEKLTCELELQKVQLLKEEHLLTRLESQLKDCEQDLLMCEKKGTHILKTKSALDDDVWWERLEQRINDISVSKIVTKQSLLQIQLLSKNNTAIINKIESLLENVVPIWKKQIEIFVSVMKKTDDAQICQLMEEEMMLLSKFEIADGTIRKELESVSL, encoded by the coding sequence ATGAATGAATCAATGGATGATATCTTGAAATATGTAGAAAAACTCACCTCATATGTACAAGGCGAGGTAAAAGTAGGTGACTATGAATCATTATCTATTTTGGGTAGCAAGGAACAGCAACATCTTTCTGAAATATCACAAGATATATCGCAGCTTTTTTTGAATCAGAGTGATGAAATCGGAAGCACAATCAGTTTATTGTTAGATAAATTAACTTCTATCAGACTTCCACAAAGTAGAGAAAAGAGATGTTTTTTTGTAAAAAAAAAGAAAAAGTTACCAGAATCTGTAATTTGGGGTCAGTATACAGATGCTAATAGATATATTGAAAAATTAACCTGTGAATTAGAATTACAAAAAGTACAATTGCTTAAGGAAGAGCATCTGCTAACCAGATTGGAAAGTCAATTAAAAGATTGTGAACAAGATTTGTTGATGTGTGAGAAAAAAGGAACGCATATATTAAAAACGAAATCAGCTTTAGATGATGATGTATGGTGGGAACGACTGGAACAAAGAATCAATGATATTTCAGTATCGAAAATAGTTACCAAACAATCATTATTACAGATACAATTATTAAGTAAAAACAATACTGCAATCATCAATAAAATAGAGTCTTTATTGGAAAATGTTGTACCAATATGGAAAAAGCAGATAGAAATATTTGTTTCAGTAATGAAGAAAACAGATGATGCTCAAATCTGCCAATTGATGGAAGAAGAAATGATGCTTTTATCTAAATTTGAAATCGCAGATGGAACAATAAGAAAAGAATTAGAAAGTGTTTCACTATGA
- a CDS encoding toxic anion resistance protein has translation MSNKTILTLNPEEKTEDVHMLNIPTMTAVDAGINKGGYNAGTIDESMLSEEEKEQVEQFAAEIDISNVDQVVQYGMSAQQNISNFSVSILKKVKTYDLGEVGTSLKELTVAIDATTEPEKKGIFGLFQKAKRGVGSIRANYAKAESNVDRIEKDLRLHQNTLIQDVSMYQQMYELNVQYYKELTMYIIAGKKALDIAKAGKLQELKNKADSTNMQEDVQAFKDFEDLCYRFEKKINDLEFTRVIAIQSAPQVRMLQNNDRELLDKLQSSLSNTIPLWRNQLVLSLGIERSKRALDAQSTLTEKTNELLRRNSETLKMATIETAEEVEKPIVDIETLRLCSKNLITSVNEVMKIHEAGSVQRVKAQEELIKIEEDLKQAMLESKFRK, from the coding sequence ATGAGTAACAAAACGATTCTAACACTAAATCCAGAGGAGAAAACAGAAGACGTACATATGTTGAATATACCAACAATGACGGCTGTTGACGCAGGAATCAATAAAGGTGGTTATAATGCAGGAACTATCGATGAGTCTATGTTATCAGAAGAAGAAAAAGAACAAGTCGAACAATTTGCAGCTGAAATAGATATTTCAAATGTGGATCAGGTTGTACAGTATGGTATGTCAGCTCAGCAAAATATTTCAAATTTTTCTGTTTCGATTCTCAAGAAAGTTAAAACTTATGATTTGGGCGAAGTTGGAACTTCGTTGAAAGAATTGACCGTTGCCATTGATGCCACAACAGAGCCAGAGAAAAAAGGAATATTTGGATTATTTCAAAAAGCAAAAAGGGGAGTTGGCTCAATTAGGGCAAATTACGCAAAAGCGGAAAGTAATGTGGACCGTATTGAAAAAGATTTAAGATTACATCAAAATACACTGATACAGGATGTATCAATGTATCAACAAATGTATGAACTGAATGTGCAATATTACAAAGAATTGACAATGTATATCATTGCAGGTAAAAAGGCTCTGGATATTGCAAAAGCAGGAAAGCTACAAGAGCTAAAGAATAAAGCTGACAGCACAAATATGCAGGAAGATGTTCAGGCCTTTAAAGATTTTGAAGATTTATGTTATCGATTTGAAAAGAAAATCAATGATTTGGAATTTACAAGAGTGATTGCGATTCAGTCTGCTCCACAGGTTAGAATGCTTCAAAATAATGATCGTGAATTATTGGATAAATTGCAGTCTTCATTGTCAAATACAATACCTCTTTGGAGAAATCAGTTGGTTCTTTCATTGGGAATAGAACGTTCAAAACGAGCACTTGACGCACAATCTACTCTTACAGAAAAGACGAATGAACTGTTAAGAAGAAATTCAGAAACATTAAAAATGGCAACAATTGAAACAGCGGAAGAGGTTGAAAAGCCTATTGTAGATATTGAAACATTGCGCTTATGTAGCAAAAACTTGATTACTTCGGTGAATGAGGTTATGAAAATTCATGAAGCAGGATCTGTTCAAAGAGTAAAAGCACAGGAAGAACTTATCAAAATTGAAGAGGATTTGAAACAGGCAATGCTGGAATCTAAATTTAGAAAATAG
- a CDS encoding rhomboid family intramembrane serine protease, translating to MLVKKFKVTINAPIVLGFVFVCAISLIIGTLTQGMSTEALFMTYHSSLKNPMTYLRFFTHVFGHEGMSHFIGNTIYILLLGPLLEEKYGSSCLIKVILVTAFVTGIVNYIFFPQIALCGASGVVFAFIVLSSFTGFKNGEIPLTFILVVVLFLGQQIYEGIALHDNVSQITHIIGGAIGGFVGYFFNRK from the coding sequence GTGCTTGTGAAAAAATTTAAAGTAACAATTAATGCTCCTATAGTTTTAGGGTTTGTATTTGTTTGCGCTATTTCATTGATTATCGGTACTTTAACACAAGGGATGAGCACAGAAGCTTTGTTCATGACATATCATTCATCTTTGAAAAATCCAATGACCTATTTACGTTTTTTTACGCATGTTTTTGGACATGAAGGTATGTCTCATTTCATAGGAAACACGATATATATTTTGCTATTGGGTCCATTACTTGAAGAGAAATATGGATCAAGCTGTTTGATAAAAGTGATACTAGTTACAGCTTTTGTAACAGGGATTGTAAATTATATATTTTTTCCACAAATAGCATTGTGTGGAGCTAGTGGTGTGGTATTTGCATTTATTGTTTTATCATCATTTACTGGCTTCAAAAATGGAGAAATACCCCTTACATTTATATTGGTTGTAGTATTATTCTTGGGACAGCAGATATATGAAGGAATTGCACTGCATGATAATGTTTCTCAAATTACACATATCATTGGTGGAGCGATTGGTGGATTTGTTGGATATTTTTTTAATAGAAAATGA
- a CDS encoding single-stranded DNA-binding protein: MNKTILMGRLTKDPEVKYLQDENSTAMARYTLAVDRRYRKDGKAETDFISCVTFGKNAEFVEKYLQKGLKILVSGRIQTGSYVNQEGNKVYTINVIVEEHYFAEGKKLSGSEKKEDTDPDGFMHLPDGEELPFE, translated from the coding sequence ATGAACAAAACAATCTTAATGGGAAGACTGACAAAAGATCCGGAGGTGAAATATCTCCAGGATGAAAACAGTACTGCAATGGCAAGATACACGCTGGCAGTAGACAGGCGATATCGAAAGGATGGAAAGGCAGAAACAGATTTTATTTCTTGTGTTACCTTTGGGAAGAATGCTGAGTTTGTAGAAAAATATCTGCAAAAAGGGTTGAAGATTTTAGTAAGCGGACGGATCCAGACAGGAAGCTATGTGAATCAGGAGGGGAATAAAGTTTATACCATCAATGTGATCGTAGAAGAACATTATTTCGCAGAAGGGAAGAAACTGTCAGGATCAGAAAAGAAAGAAGATACCGATCCGGATGGATTTATGCATCTTCCAGACGGAGAAGAACTTCCGTTTGAGTAA
- a CDS encoding DUF3847 domain-containing protein, which yields MEELKKEKKNDMAKKKTFQEYTQEALLEIEKTEAALKQVKLEKEQAEHRIQRSLNYLDTQKKKKRKARTHLLIQKGAAIEAICKDTKYLTEAEFYQLMDELLHDPACKFCDCRS from the coding sequence ATGGAAGAGTTGAAAAAGGAGAAAAAGAACGATATGGCGAAGAAGAAAACATTTCAGGAATATACCCAAGAAGCACTTCTTGAGATTGAAAAAACAGAAGCTGCATTGAAACAGGTAAAGCTTGAGAAGGAGCAGGCAGAGCACAGGATCCAGAGATCCTTGAATTATCTGGATACACAGAAAAAGAAAAAGCGAAAGGCACGAACCCATCTGTTGATCCAGAAGGGAGCAGCCATAGAAGCAATCTGTAAAGATACCAAATATCTGACAGAGGCAGAATTTTATCAGCTGATGGATGAACTTCTTCATGATCCCGCTTGTAAGTTTTGTGATTGTCGTTCATGA